The Desulfocurvus vexinensis DSM 17965 genome includes the window CTTCCTTGCCGGTCCGGGCTCCGGTTTCGATGGCCTTGAGGGCGGCGTCGAGGAAGGAGTCGTTGACGCCGATCTCGATGCGGACCTTCTTGAGCAGGTTCACCTCCATGACCACGCCGCGGTAGGTCTCGGTGAAGCCCTTCTGGCGGCCCGAGCCGAGCACGTTGGTCACGGTCATGCTGAATATTTCCTTGGCGTAGAGGGCCTGCTTGACCGCAGTCAGCCTCTCGGGCCGGATGTATGCGATGATGAGTTTCATGGCTCCTCCGAATGGTGCTTGGTTAGATGGCGGGGACGTGCCCTACTCGTTGGAGAAGATCTGGAAGCCGGAGTAGGCCTCCATGCCGTGCTCGGTGATGTCCAGGCCCTTGAGCTCCTCCTCCTCGCTGACGCGGATGCCCACGACGGCCTTGAGGATGGCGAACACGACCCAGCCCGCGCCGAAGGCCCAGACGAAGACCGCGCCCACGCCGATGAGCTGCGTGGAGAGCACGGAGAAGTCGCCGCCGTAGAGCAGGCCCGTGGCGCTGCCGAAGCCCGGGGCGGCCAGCAGGCCGGCCATGATGGTGCCGTAGGCGCCGCACACGCCGTGCACGGACACCGCGCCGACCGGGTCGTCGATCTTGAGCACCTGGTCGATGAAGACCACGGACAGGACCACGAGGATGCCGCCGCCCAGGCCGGTGATCATCGCGCCCATGGGGGACAGCTCGTAGCAGCCCGCGGTGATGGCCACCAGGCCCGCCAGGGCGCCGTTCATGGTCATGGAGGCGTCGGGCTTGCCGTACTTGATCCAGGCCGTGAACATGGCGCCCAGGGTGCCCGTGCAGGCGGCCAGGGAGGTGTTCATGGCGATGTAGCCGATGGTGCCGTCGGCGGTGGTGGTGGAGCCGGGGTTGAAGCCGAACCAGCCGAACCACAGGATGAAGACGCCCAGGGCCGCCATGGGGATGTTGTGGCCGGGGATGGCGTTGGCCTTGCCGTCGGCGGTGTACTTGCCGATGCGCGGGCCAAGGACCATGGCTCCGGCCAGGGCGACCCAGCCGCCCACGGAGTGAACCACGGTGGACCCGGCGAAGTCGATGAAGCCCATGGATTCGAGCCAGCCGCCCTCGTTGCCCCACAGGCCGCCCCAGGCCCAGTGCCCGGAGACGGGGTAGATCAGGCCGGTGACCAGGATGCTGGCCAGGATGTAGGCGCTGAATTTGGTGCGCTCGGCGATGCCGCCGGAGACGATGGTGGCGGCGGTGGCGGCGAACACGCTCTGGAAGAACCAGAAGGTCAGGGTCCACATGCCGTCGGCGGTGGAAGCGTCGGCGCCGGACAGGGCGAAGCCCGAGCCGCCGATGAAGCCGCCGATGGAGTCGCCGAACATGAAGGCGAAGCCGATGAAGAAGAAGACCACCGAGCCAGCGGCAAAGTCGATGAAGTTCTTCATCAGGATGTTGCCCGCGTTCTTGGCGCGGGTGAATCCGGCCTCGACCATGGCGAAACCGGCCTGCATGAACATGACCAGGATGGCGGCAACCAGGGTCCACAGGAGGTTGGCGTTGTCCTGGGTCAGCATTTCGGGGGCGTCCTGGGCCAGGGCGCATACGGGGGCCGAGGCGACCACGGCGAGGGCTCCCAGGGCGAAGTACAGCCCGGAGAGCGGCCTTTTCAAAAGGGAGCGGGGGGTGAGCATTCCTGAAACCTCCTAGGCAACAGCGGTTGGGGTGTGTCGAGCGCCGAAGCGCATCCCCGGAGAGCAAGGAGCGGGCCAAGAATGCAAACCACTGATTTAAAAGTAATTATTATAATCAGGCGGGGGAGAGGGGGCTGAAACTAACAAATTTTGCCATAAATGGCATACATCAGTTGGGCCTTGTTTCACATATTTGCAAATAAAAGCTAATTCTGACCCCAAGAATTGGACTACTGTCAGCCGCGAGGTCCAAAATTGTAAAATAAGCCCTGAGTCTGGCCTGGGTGCGGGCTCCGGAGCGGGCTGGTGCAGGCGCGGGCTGGTGCAGGCGCGGGGGAGCAGGGGCGGGCTGGTGCAGCCGTGGGCGGGAGCCCGGCCCGGGGGCATTGCGGCGTGCGCGCCGGGCGGCCGGGGCGCGGCTGCACCCGGGAACCGGCGCGCCGCTGGTGCTGTGCCCGGGGGCGGGGTCGTGCGGGTGCGCGTTGCGGCGGGCCCGGGGGCGGGGCCGCTCAGTCCGGGCAGCCCCGGGTGCAGCCCGGGCCGGGGGGTACGCGGAACAGGGCCCCGCCGAACTCCAGGAACGGGGCGTCCTCGAAGCCGAAGGCTCCGGCCAGCAGCAGGGCGGGGAAGCCGTGGCGGTAGGCGTTGTAGCCGCGCGCGGCCTCGTTGTAGGCCAGCCGCGCCAGGGCCACGTGGTGGGCGGCGTCGTCCAGGTCCTGGAACAGGGGGCCCAGGCTGGCGGCGGTGTCCTGCTCCCGGGCGGCCCGGGCCAGGGTCCGCAGCCGGGTCAGCAGGGTTTCCAGGCGTTCTTCGGCCCGTCCCAGCTCGTGCAGGGCCAGGGGCTCGCCCCGGGCCGCCGCCTGGGCGGCGGCGGCGGAGGCCGCCTCGCGGGCCAGGGCCAGGTCCGCCAGGGCGTCCCCGGCCTGGGGCAGCTGGCTGCGGCCCGCCTCCACCAGGGCCACCACGAGGTCGTGGCGTCGGCGCAGGGCCGCATCGGCGCGGCCCAGGGCCGCCAGGCAGAGCCGACGCAGGGCCGCGAGCCGGCCGTGGATCAGGGCCGCGCACAGCCCGATGGCCAGCAGCGTGGCGGCGAAGGCGAAAAGCGCGTTCATGGTGCCCCCGGGGTACGGGTTTGCAGCGCAGTGTAGTGCAACCCGGCGGGCGCGGCAAGGGCGCGCGAAGGCTACAGCCGCAGCACGCGCCCGGCCAGGGGGCCGTCCTGAAGCTGGAAGGTGCGCACCCGCACGCGGATGGCCCGGGCCTGGGGGGCCGAGGCGATGGCCTCCAGCTGCGGGCGGGCGGCGGCCAGGCGGCGCAGCAGGGCGCGTTCCTCGTCGCCCTGGGCCGGGACGAAGGTGCCCGCCACGGTGAGCGCCCGCAAGCTCTGGATGCCCGCAGCGGCGCGGCGGTCGTCCACCAGCAGGCTGACCTCGGGGTTGGCCGCGAGGTTGGCCCATTTGCGCGTGCCGGGCAGGGTGGCCATGAGCACCTCGCGCCCGTCGGGCGCGGCGACGTAGGCCATGAGCGAGGTGTGGGGCACGCCTTGCGAGGCCGTGGCCAGCACCAGCAGGTCCTGGGACAGGAGCAGGTCGAGGCAGTCGTCGAGCATGGGGCCTCCGGTTGGGGGGGGCAGGGGGTCGGCCTGCAGGATACACCGCCGGGGGCGCGCGGCAAAGGGGCCGCCTGCGTGCGCTCCCAGGAGCGTCCAAGACAAAGCGCAGCAGGGTATGCCGCCCCGGCGCGCCCCGGCGGGCCGAAAAAAAGGCCCCCCGGGCGGGGGGCCTTCGGAATCCAGGGGCGCGGAGGCGCTACTTGGCCTCGGCGTCGCCGCCCTCGGGGGCCTCGTCCGCCTTGGCGGCCTTGGCCTTGTCCCCGGCCTTCTTCTTGGGCTGGGGCGGGGTGCCTTTGAGGATGAAGGGCTCCTTGACCACCGTGGGCTTGCGGTGGACGTTCTTCATGCTCAGGCTGTCCACCGGGCAGTTCTCCACGCACACGGCGCAGTAGACGCAGGCGTAGGCGTCGCAGTCCCAGGTGCCGGTGGTGCGGTCCACGGTGATGCACTGCGACGGGCACTTCTTTGCGCACATGTTGCAGAAGATGCATTTGTCCATGTCGTTGACCAGCTCGCCCCGGAATTTCTCGAAGGG containing:
- a CDS encoding P-II family nitrogen regulator, translated to MKLIIAYIRPERLTAVKQALYAKEIFSMTVTNVLGSGRQKGFTETYRGVVMEVNLLKKVRIEIGVNDSFLDAALKAIETGARTGKEGDGVVFVLDIARSLRIRTGESDIAAVAATRTAP
- a CDS encoding ammonium transporter, with product MLTPRSLLKRPLSGLYFALGALAVVASAPVCALAQDAPEMLTQDNANLLWTLVAAILVMFMQAGFAMVEAGFTRAKNAGNILMKNFIDFAAGSVVFFFIGFAFMFGDSIGGFIGGSGFALSGADASTADGMWTLTFWFFQSVFAATAATIVSGGIAERTKFSAYILASILVTGLIYPVSGHWAWGGLWGNEGGWLESMGFIDFAGSTVVHSVGGWVALAGAMVLGPRIGKYTADGKANAIPGHNIPMAALGVFILWFGWFGFNPGSTTTADGTIGYIAMNTSLAACTGTLGAMFTAWIKYGKPDASMTMNGALAGLVAITAGCYELSPMGAMITGLGGGILVVLSVVFIDQVLKIDDPVGAVSVHGVCGAYGTIMAGLLAAPGFGSATGLLYGGDFSVLSTQLIGVGAVFVWAFGAGWVVFAILKAVVGIRVSEEEELKGLDITEHGMEAYSGFQIFSNE
- a CDS encoding LemA family protein, producing MNALFAFAATLLAIGLCAALIHGRLAALRRLCLAALGRADAALRRRHDLVVALVEAGRSQLPQAGDALADLALAREAASAAAAQAAARGEPLALHELGRAEERLETLLTRLRTLARAAREQDTAASLGPLFQDLDDAAHHVALARLAYNEAARGYNAYRHGFPALLLAGAFGFEDAPFLEFGGALFRVPPGPGCTRGCPD
- a CDS encoding pyridoxamine 5'-phosphate oxidase family protein, whose translation is MLDDCLDLLLSQDLLVLATASQGVPHTSLMAYVAAPDGREVLMATLPGTRKWANLAANPEVSLLVDDRRAAAGIQSLRALTVAGTFVPAQGDEERALLRRLAAARPQLEAIASAPQARAIRVRVRTFQLQDGPLAGRVLRL
- a CDS encoding 4Fe-4S binding protein, with the translated sequence MLFMTSNILKNFVRPKATRGYPFVVREPFEKFRGELVNDMDKCIFCNMCAKKCPSQCITVDRTTGTWDCDAYACVYCAVCVENCPVDSLSMKNVHRKPTVVKEPFILKGTPPQPKKKAGDKAKAAKADEAPEGGDAEAK